The DNA segment CTGTGGCTTCTGGGGGCGGCCCTCGGTCTTGGCGACGTAGGTCAGCCCCGCCGTGTACGCGGCCAGCAGCAGCGCCCAGACAGTCACCCCCAGGCCGGGGGTTGGGGTCACGGCCAGCGCCGCCGTCAGGTAGACCAGGGCGCGGGTGGCGCCCATCACCACCGGACTCAGCGGATTGGTCTTGTGCCAGACGTCGTACAGCACGATCAAGGCGGCCAGCACCACGCCGCCCAGCGGGGCGCGGCCCCCGGCCAGCAGCAGCAGCGCGAAGCCTGCCGCAAACAGGACGGCGGTGATCGCCCAGGCCTCGGCCGGCGCGATCAGGCCGGAGGGCAGCGGCCGTTCGGGGCGCTCGCGGCGGTCGATCTCAAGGTCGAGCAGGTCATTGAGGTACATGCCTGCCGTGTAGAACAGCGTCATCCCCAGCGCCGCAGGCAACGCCTGACCTCCGGTCCCGCCGACCAGGGCCGCCCCGGCCAGCGCGTTGGTCACCACTGTGGGCGAGTTGGAGATGCGGGCCAGCGACAGATGCCCGCGCAGGCGGCCCGGCTGCTGCGCGGCCCTAGAGGACACCCTGCACCCACTCCAGCTCGCGCGCGATGGACTCGCCCAGCGGCCGCTTGAGTTCGGGGGGCAGCACGTCCCAGGTGTAGGTCTCGACCTCCAAGTGGCGTCCCGCCAGTTCCGGGCGCAGCTGTTCCAGCGTGCCCAGCAGCGCCGCCTGCGTGGAGCTGAAAGCTCCGGCCTGCTCCAGAAACACCGGCACGTGAAAATGCACGCGCCACTCGGTCACGTCCGGGTGGTGAATGTCGGCCAGGGCAGGCGGCAGGTCCGGGTACTGCCTCAGCCTGCCGCCCCTGGTGCGGGCCACCACCTGATGCAGGTAGGTGCCCTCCGCAAAGGGGGCCAGGGCCGCCGCCAGCGCCACGCGCTCCGGGGCGCTGTCCGGCAGCGTCAGCCGCAGCGCGGAGCTGAGCTGAATTTTCCCGATCTGCATTCCAGCCTCACGGTACAGCGCCAGCGCCTCGGCGGGGTCCTCGTACATCACGGCCACGTGGCACACGTCGAAGCACACCTGGAAGTGGTCAT comes from the Deinococcus aerolatus genome and includes:
- a CDS encoding UbiA family prenyltransferase yields the protein MSSRAAQQPGRLRGHLSLARISNSPTVVTNALAGAALVGGTGGQALPAALGMTLFYTAGMYLNDLLDLEIDRRERPERPLPSGLIAPAEAWAITAVLFAAGFALLLLAGGRAPLGGVVLAALIVLYDVWHKTNPLSPVVMGATRALVYLTAALAVTPTPGLGVTVWALLLAAYTAGLTYVAKTEGRPQKPQGWAARYWPVALVAAPVAYALLGGFAWPVWLAALGLAAWTVHSLGFVYGLRRNIGASVGKMIAGMCLLDATVLAAAGAWAWLPVAYAAFLLTLWWQQHIKGT